The following are from one region of the Amia ocellicauda isolate fAmiCal2 chromosome 1, fAmiCal2.hap1, whole genome shotgun sequence genome:
- the cdon gene encoding cell adhesion molecule-related/down-regulated by oncogenes isoform X2, producing the protein MDSSLEVLPGFLVLSLVSVISCSYVPLSFRTEPLSTVQRLGGAVALRCASQPGSARVRWLWEGRPLDPQALPPGLQLVPGSLSIPSLQPRHAGRYQCVAQTDTGAIVSRHAHVTIADLSDFLALQRRAVKAEEGGTALIECRLPPSTPPALPRFRVRGQWLEQSADQYLILPSGNLQILSVAPRHQGTYKCGAYNPITLETRVEPHGQKLTVKRSDGPSPVRILYPTSPQTLTVAQSESLTLECVLAGSPAPTTHWTKDGQDVVPGPNRRMVLNNLQLDGVRRVDGGSYRCSAKTETGGVVSANYTVNVLEPASVSRELLDQSVSLHSSIRFTCVAKGSPAPNVTWLFNAAPLAPSPRLQLSGSSLLISAVTSQDQGMYQCLVDNGIGSAQSAGRLTIQSVGSSTVSVTAGPPPSVDPVQSDEGAGGGGVPSTDRASDAPTPEAPIITSPPQTHKPDMYDLEWRPGRDWGSPIVAYFVKYRKLDELGSILGGWHTVRVPGSEKALRLAELEASSLYEVLMVARSSAGEGQPAMLTFRTGKEKATSSNKSPHPQGPAVPVGKPEKAPVFEGLNTHYGVVVHDRVPEAPDRPTISMATESSVYVTWIPRANGGSPITAFRVEYRRQGRSAEWIVAADNISPLKLSVEVRSLEPGSTYRFRVIAINMYGESPHSAPSRPYHVSTVSTHFTSRPIAGPHISSTDAVSDTQIILRWTYTPSSNNNTPIQGFYIYYRPTDSDNDSDYKRDVVEGSKQWHMIGQLQPETSYDIKMQCFNDGGESEYSNVMICETKARQPPGVPPLMGGGAVTPPGPGRGGAAGGTALQRGGDMLYLIVGSVLGVMVLILLGFIAMCLWRNRQQNSLHKYDPPGYLYQPAEMNGHVLEYTTLPGTNRVNGGLHPGYGHSAGLPPGCPHLHHKLPNGTGSLCPSAHDSPPPHSPSLDYEHSHHLHNGGGVYTALPQSDPSDCMSCQNFCNNNRCYSKTNGTFPSGTLPMMHRMGPCQQDGLEMVPLGHGTPPCHTPTAPQCTEQEGEEPRECVTLPTSQHSCCQAGEYGLCLSEERGEEPRCQDPEGPVVVCWESLGLPALDCTQKSGWISSGTALDSPGGDFAQPQLQET; encoded by the exons ATGGACTCCAGTTTGGAGGTCCTTCCTGGATTCCTGGTCCTCAGTCTGGTCTCCGTCATCAGCTGCTCCT atgtGCCCCTGTCTTTCCGGACGGAGCCCCTGTCCACGGTGCAGCGGTTGGGGGGGGCGGTGGCGCTTCGCTGTGCTTCTCAGCCCGGCTCGGCGCGGGTGCGGTGGCTTTGGGAGGGGCGGCCGCTGGACCCCCAGGCTCTCCCCCCGGGGCTGCAGCTGGTGCCCGGCTCCCTCTCCATCCCCTCTCTGCAGCCGCGGCATGCTGGGCGATACCAGTGTGTGGCACAGACGGACACCGGGGCCATCGTCAGCCGGCACGCACACGTCACCATCGCAg ATCTCTCGGACTTCTTGGCGCTGCAGCGAAGGGCGGTGAAGGCGGAGGAGGGCGGCACGGCGCTAATCGAGTGCCGGCTGCCCCCCAGCACCCCTCCGGCCCTGCCGCGGTTCAGGGTGCGAGGGCAGTGGCTGGAGCAATCGGCAG ATCAGTATTTAATCCTTCCGTCTGGGAACCTTCAGATCTTATCCGTGGCCCCCCGGCACCAGGGGACGTACAAGTGCGGCGCCTACAACCCCATCACCCTGGAGACCCGAGTGGAGCCCCACGGACAGAAGCTGACAGTCAAAC GCTCGGACGGTCCCTCCCCAGTGCGGATCCTCTACCCCACGTCCCCGCAGACCCTCACGGTGGCACAGTCTGAGTCCCTGACGCTGGAGTGTGTCCTGGCAGGAAGTCCCGCCCCCACCACGCACTGGACCAAGGACGGACAGGACGTGGTGCCCGGGCCGAACCGCCGGATGGTGCTCAACAACCTCCAGCTGGACGGCGTGCGGAGGGTGGACGGGGGCAGCTACAGATGCTCGGCCAAGACCGAGACGGGGGGGGTGGTCAGCGCGAATTACACGGTCAATGTGCTGG agCCGGCCTCAGTGTCGCGGGAGCTGCTTGACCAGTCGGTCTCTCTCCATTCTTCCATCCGCTTCACCTGCGTTGCCAAGGGAAGCCCTGCCCCCAACGTCACCTGGCTCTTTAACGCCGCCCCCCTGGCTCCGTCACCCCGCCTCCAGCTCTCTGGCTCCTCCCTCCTCATCTCGGCGGTGACGTCGCAGGACCAGGGCATGTACCAGTGCCTGGTGGACAACGGGATTGGCTCGGCCCAGTCAGCTGGGAGGCTCACCATCCAATCAG TGGGCAGCAGCACAGTGAGCGTGACTGCCGGACCCCCGCCCTCGGTGGACCCGGTGCAGAGCGACGAGggcgcggggggaggcggggtcCCGTCCACAGACCGGGCAAGCGACGCTCCCACCCCCGAGGCGCCTATCATCACCAGTCCCCCGCAGACGCACAAGCCTGACATGTACGACCTGGAGTGGCGGCCGGGCCGGGACTGGGGCAGCCCCATCGTCGCCTACTTCGTCAAGTACCGcaag CTGGACGAGCTGGGCAGCATTCTGGGTGGCTGGCACACGGTGCGGGTGCCAGGCAGTGAGAAGGCGCTGCGGCTGGCCGAGCTGGAGGCCTCCAGTCTGTACGAGGTTCTGATGGTGGCGCGCAGCTCCGCCGGGGAGGGACAGCCGGCCATGCTCACCTTCCGCACCGGCAAGG AGAAGGCCACCTCCTCAAATAAGAGCCCTCACCCTCAGGGCCCCGCGGTGCCGGTGGGGAAGCCGGAGAAAGCGCCCGTCTTCGAGGGGCTCAACACGCACTATGGGGTGGTCGTGCACGACAGGG tgCCTGAGGCCCCAGACCGGCCCACGATCTCAATGGCAACAGAGAGCTCTGTGTATGTTACGTGGATCCCGCGGGCCAATGGCGGCTCCCCGATCACCGCCTTCCGTGTGGAGTACCGGCGCCAGGGCCGCAGCGCCGAGTGGATAGTCGCAGCCGACAACATCTCCCCCCTCAAACTGTCTGTGGAGGTCCGCAGCCTGGAGCCAG GCTCCACGTACCGTTTCCGGGTGATCGCCATCAACATGTATGGCGAGAGTCCGCACAGCGCCCCCTCCAGGCCCTACCATGTGTCCACGGTCAGCACGCACTTCACCAGCCGGCCCATCGCTGGGCCCCACATCTCCTCCACCGACGCCGTGAGCGACACGCAGATCATCCTGCGCTGGACG tacACCCCCTCCAGTAACAACAACACCCCCATCCAGGGCTTCTACATTTACTACCGCCCCACGGACAGCGACAACGACAGCGACTACAAGAGGGACGTCGTGGAAG GCTCCAAGCAATGGCACATGATTGGCCAGCTCCAGCCCGAAACCTCCTACGACATCAAGATGCAGTGCTTCAACGACGGGGGGGAGAGCGAGTACAGCAACGTCATGATCTGCGAGACCAaag caCGGCAGCCCCCAGGGGTGCCCCCATTGATGGGCGGCGGCGCGGTGACCCCCCCAGGCCCGGGACGGGGCGGGGCTGCCGGGGGGACGGCGTTGCAGCGCGGGGGGGACATGCTGTACCTGATCGTGGGCAGCGTGCTGGGCGTCATGGTGCTCATCCTGCTGGGCTTCATCGCCATGTGTCTATGGAGGAACCGGCAGCAGAACAGTCTGCACA AGTACGACCCCCCAGGCTACCTGTACCAGCCGGCAGAGATGAACGGCCACGTGCTGGAGTACACCACGCTGCCCGGCACCAACCGCGTGAACGGCGGCCTGCACCCCGGCTACGGCCACAGCGCCGGCCTGCCCCCCGGCTGCCCGCACCTGCACCACAAACTGCCCAACGGCACCGGCTCGCTCTGCCCCTCCGCCCACGACAGCCCCCCGCCGCACTCCCCCAGCCTGGACTACGAGCACTCCCACCACCTGCACAAC GGAGGCGGGGTCTACACGGCGTTGCCCCAGTCGGATCCCTCGGACTGTATGAGCTGCCAGAACTTCTGCAACAACAACAG atgtTACTCAAAGACCAACGGCACCTTCCCCAGTGGCACCCTTCCCATGATGCACCGCATGGGGCCCTGCCAGCAGGACGGGCTGGAGATGGTGCCCCTCGGTCACGGGACCCCACCCTGCCACACCCCCACTGCCCCACAGTGCACCGAGCAGGAAGGGGAGGAGCCCCGAGAGTGCGTGACCCTGCCCACCTCCCAGCATTCCTGCTGCCAGGCGGGGGAGTACGGTCTCTGCCTGTCCGAGGAGAGAG GTGAGGAGCCGCGCTGCCAGGACCCCGAGGGCCCCGTGGTGGTGTGCTGGGAGAGCCTGGGTTTGCCTGCACTGGACTGCACCCAGAAATCAGGCTGGATCTCCTCGGGCACTGCCCTGGACAGCCCCGGCGGGGACTTCGCACAACCACAGCTACAGGAAACCTGA
- the cdon gene encoding cell adhesion molecule-related/down-regulated by oncogenes isoform X1, translated as MDSSLEVLPGFLVLSLVSVISCSYVPLSFRTEPLSTVQRLGGAVALRCASQPGSARVRWLWEGRPLDPQALPPGLQLVPGSLSIPSLQPRHAGRYQCVAQTDTGAIVSRHAHVTIADLSDFLALQRRAVKAEEGGTALIECRLPPSTPPALPRFRVRGQWLEQSADQYLILPSGNLQILSVAPRHQGTYKCGAYNPITLETRVEPHGQKLTVKRSDGPSPVRILYPTSPQTLTVAQSESLTLECVLAGSPAPTTHWTKDGQDVVPGPNRRMVLNNLQLDGVRRVDGGSYRCSAKTETGGVVSANYTVNVLEPASVSRELLDQSVSLHSSIRFTCVAKGSPAPNVTWLFNAAPLAPSPRLQLSGSSLLISAVTSQDQGMYQCLVDNGIGSAQSAGRLTIQSVGSSTVSVTAGPPPSVDPVQSDEGAGGGGVPSTDRASDAPTPEAPIITSPPQTHKPDMYDLEWRPGRDWGSPIVAYFVKYRKLDELGSILGGWHTVRVPGSEKALRLAELEASSLYEVLMVARSSAGEGQPAMLTFRTGKEKATSSNKSPHPQGPAVPVGKPEKAPVFEGLNTHYGVVVHDRVPEAPDRPTISMATESSVYVTWIPRANGGSPITAFRVEYRRQGRSAEWIVAADNISPLKLSVEVRSLEPGSTYRFRVIAINMYGESPHSAPSRPYHVSTVSTHFTSRPIAGPHISSTDAVSDTQIILRWTYTPSSNNNTPIQGFYIYYRPTDSDNDSDYKRDVVEGEGSKQWHMIGQLQPETSYDIKMQCFNDGGESEYSNVMICETKARQPPGVPPLMGGGAVTPPGPGRGGAAGGTALQRGGDMLYLIVGSVLGVMVLILLGFIAMCLWRNRQQNSLHKYDPPGYLYQPAEMNGHVLEYTTLPGTNRVNGGLHPGYGHSAGLPPGCPHLHHKLPNGTGSLCPSAHDSPPPHSPSLDYEHSHHLHNGGGVYTALPQSDPSDCMSCQNFCNNNRCYSKTNGTFPSGTLPMMHRMGPCQQDGLEMVPLGHGTPPCHTPTAPQCTEQEGEEPRECVTLPTSQHSCCQAGEYGLCLSEERGEEPRCQDPEGPVVVCWESLGLPALDCTQKSGWISSGTALDSPGGDFAQPQLQET; from the exons ATGGACTCCAGTTTGGAGGTCCTTCCTGGATTCCTGGTCCTCAGTCTGGTCTCCGTCATCAGCTGCTCCT atgtGCCCCTGTCTTTCCGGACGGAGCCCCTGTCCACGGTGCAGCGGTTGGGGGGGGCGGTGGCGCTTCGCTGTGCTTCTCAGCCCGGCTCGGCGCGGGTGCGGTGGCTTTGGGAGGGGCGGCCGCTGGACCCCCAGGCTCTCCCCCCGGGGCTGCAGCTGGTGCCCGGCTCCCTCTCCATCCCCTCTCTGCAGCCGCGGCATGCTGGGCGATACCAGTGTGTGGCACAGACGGACACCGGGGCCATCGTCAGCCGGCACGCACACGTCACCATCGCAg ATCTCTCGGACTTCTTGGCGCTGCAGCGAAGGGCGGTGAAGGCGGAGGAGGGCGGCACGGCGCTAATCGAGTGCCGGCTGCCCCCCAGCACCCCTCCGGCCCTGCCGCGGTTCAGGGTGCGAGGGCAGTGGCTGGAGCAATCGGCAG ATCAGTATTTAATCCTTCCGTCTGGGAACCTTCAGATCTTATCCGTGGCCCCCCGGCACCAGGGGACGTACAAGTGCGGCGCCTACAACCCCATCACCCTGGAGACCCGAGTGGAGCCCCACGGACAGAAGCTGACAGTCAAAC GCTCGGACGGTCCCTCCCCAGTGCGGATCCTCTACCCCACGTCCCCGCAGACCCTCACGGTGGCACAGTCTGAGTCCCTGACGCTGGAGTGTGTCCTGGCAGGAAGTCCCGCCCCCACCACGCACTGGACCAAGGACGGACAGGACGTGGTGCCCGGGCCGAACCGCCGGATGGTGCTCAACAACCTCCAGCTGGACGGCGTGCGGAGGGTGGACGGGGGCAGCTACAGATGCTCGGCCAAGACCGAGACGGGGGGGGTGGTCAGCGCGAATTACACGGTCAATGTGCTGG agCCGGCCTCAGTGTCGCGGGAGCTGCTTGACCAGTCGGTCTCTCTCCATTCTTCCATCCGCTTCACCTGCGTTGCCAAGGGAAGCCCTGCCCCCAACGTCACCTGGCTCTTTAACGCCGCCCCCCTGGCTCCGTCACCCCGCCTCCAGCTCTCTGGCTCCTCCCTCCTCATCTCGGCGGTGACGTCGCAGGACCAGGGCATGTACCAGTGCCTGGTGGACAACGGGATTGGCTCGGCCCAGTCAGCTGGGAGGCTCACCATCCAATCAG TGGGCAGCAGCACAGTGAGCGTGACTGCCGGACCCCCGCCCTCGGTGGACCCGGTGCAGAGCGACGAGggcgcggggggaggcggggtcCCGTCCACAGACCGGGCAAGCGACGCTCCCACCCCCGAGGCGCCTATCATCACCAGTCCCCCGCAGACGCACAAGCCTGACATGTACGACCTGGAGTGGCGGCCGGGCCGGGACTGGGGCAGCCCCATCGTCGCCTACTTCGTCAAGTACCGcaag CTGGACGAGCTGGGCAGCATTCTGGGTGGCTGGCACACGGTGCGGGTGCCAGGCAGTGAGAAGGCGCTGCGGCTGGCCGAGCTGGAGGCCTCCAGTCTGTACGAGGTTCTGATGGTGGCGCGCAGCTCCGCCGGGGAGGGACAGCCGGCCATGCTCACCTTCCGCACCGGCAAGG AGAAGGCCACCTCCTCAAATAAGAGCCCTCACCCTCAGGGCCCCGCGGTGCCGGTGGGGAAGCCGGAGAAAGCGCCCGTCTTCGAGGGGCTCAACACGCACTATGGGGTGGTCGTGCACGACAGGG tgCCTGAGGCCCCAGACCGGCCCACGATCTCAATGGCAACAGAGAGCTCTGTGTATGTTACGTGGATCCCGCGGGCCAATGGCGGCTCCCCGATCACCGCCTTCCGTGTGGAGTACCGGCGCCAGGGCCGCAGCGCCGAGTGGATAGTCGCAGCCGACAACATCTCCCCCCTCAAACTGTCTGTGGAGGTCCGCAGCCTGGAGCCAG GCTCCACGTACCGTTTCCGGGTGATCGCCATCAACATGTATGGCGAGAGTCCGCACAGCGCCCCCTCCAGGCCCTACCATGTGTCCACGGTCAGCACGCACTTCACCAGCCGGCCCATCGCTGGGCCCCACATCTCCTCCACCGACGCCGTGAGCGACACGCAGATCATCCTGCGCTGGACG tacACCCCCTCCAGTAACAACAACACCCCCATCCAGGGCTTCTACATTTACTACCGCCCCACGGACAGCGACAACGACAGCGACTACAAGAGGGACGTCGTGGAAGGTGAGG GCTCCAAGCAATGGCACATGATTGGCCAGCTCCAGCCCGAAACCTCCTACGACATCAAGATGCAGTGCTTCAACGACGGGGGGGAGAGCGAGTACAGCAACGTCATGATCTGCGAGACCAaag caCGGCAGCCCCCAGGGGTGCCCCCATTGATGGGCGGCGGCGCGGTGACCCCCCCAGGCCCGGGACGGGGCGGGGCTGCCGGGGGGACGGCGTTGCAGCGCGGGGGGGACATGCTGTACCTGATCGTGGGCAGCGTGCTGGGCGTCATGGTGCTCATCCTGCTGGGCTTCATCGCCATGTGTCTATGGAGGAACCGGCAGCAGAACAGTCTGCACA AGTACGACCCCCCAGGCTACCTGTACCAGCCGGCAGAGATGAACGGCCACGTGCTGGAGTACACCACGCTGCCCGGCACCAACCGCGTGAACGGCGGCCTGCACCCCGGCTACGGCCACAGCGCCGGCCTGCCCCCCGGCTGCCCGCACCTGCACCACAAACTGCCCAACGGCACCGGCTCGCTCTGCCCCTCCGCCCACGACAGCCCCCCGCCGCACTCCCCCAGCCTGGACTACGAGCACTCCCACCACCTGCACAAC GGAGGCGGGGTCTACACGGCGTTGCCCCAGTCGGATCCCTCGGACTGTATGAGCTGCCAGAACTTCTGCAACAACAACAG atgtTACTCAAAGACCAACGGCACCTTCCCCAGTGGCACCCTTCCCATGATGCACCGCATGGGGCCCTGCCAGCAGGACGGGCTGGAGATGGTGCCCCTCGGTCACGGGACCCCACCCTGCCACACCCCCACTGCCCCACAGTGCACCGAGCAGGAAGGGGAGGAGCCCCGAGAGTGCGTGACCCTGCCCACCTCCCAGCATTCCTGCTGCCAGGCGGGGGAGTACGGTCTCTGCCTGTCCGAGGAGAGAG GTGAGGAGCCGCGCTGCCAGGACCCCGAGGGCCCCGTGGTGGTGTGCTGGGAGAGCCTGGGTTTGCCTGCACTGGACTGCACCCAGAAATCAGGCTGGATCTCCTCGGGCACTGCCCTGGACAGCCCCGGCGGGGACTTCGCACAACCACAGCTACAGGAAACCTGA